The following coding sequences are from one Humulus lupulus chromosome X, drHumLupu1.1, whole genome shotgun sequence window:
- the LOC133806293 gene encoding uncharacterized protein LOC133806293 — translation MEPPSQSSNFNKQPRRENNYCSQCNKCNQCHRGECNNHNCFTCGKSDHFSRHCSNHGQNRGNDQPKPIGTAPQVYALTQGDKGSGTSDMVSGQLYVANNSAYVLMDTNASHSFIAASYVDMIDRKPGPMENVCGVSLPSGEDMMVRSRVRVVPVWVEGQELTMDLLVLDLHEYDVIFGMDWLTKYGAVVNCK, via the coding sequence ATGGAGCCACCAAGCCAAAGCTCGAACTTCAACAAGCAGCCAAGGAGAGAAAACAACTATTGCTCACAATGCAACAAATGCAATCAATGCCATCGAGGCGAGTGCAACAACCACAACTGCTTCACCTGTGGAAAGTCGGATCATTTTTCCAGGCACTGCTCAAATCATGGTCAGAATAGAGGAAACGACCAACCAAAGCCAATAGGAACTGCACCGCAAGTCTATGCACTTACCCAAGGAGATAAAGGATCTGGAACTTCTGACATGGTGTCAGGTCAGCTTTATGTGGCTAATAACTCAGCATATGTATTGATGGACACTAATGCATCCCATTCTTTTATTGCTGCATCTTATGTTGATATGATAGACAGGAAGCCTGGGCCTATGGAAAATGTATGTGGTGTATCCTTACCTTCGGGGGAGGATATGATGGTACGGTCTCGGGTTAGAGTTGTACCAGTCTGGGTAGAAGGTCAGGAGTTGACCATGGATTTGCTAGTTTTAGATTTACATGAGTATGATGTTatttttggtatggattggctaaccaAATACGGGGCGGTGGTGAATTGTAAAtga